One Helianthus annuus cultivar XRQ/B chromosome 12, HanXRQr2.0-SUNRISE, whole genome shotgun sequence genomic region harbors:
- the LOC110920318 gene encoding uncharacterized protein LOC110920318, producing MFEASRVFINSDIHEIKEFKDRYLEKEFSKSSSSKQSCSQVILNTEDEFLNAEDFVMNGFIASIDVEKKVIIVGTVIAISNDKPWYYLSCNVCKKQIEEKTELVERDDGSFDVLDDKSFECINPECDAVDIVPVHRYKIPLRVQDSTGTISCTLFDYEAIKLLKKTSKELLDIYSKVDTFTEGSFQSLPSEFDVLVNKKFAFQIKISSFNITNQVENYGISMLSSDEDLLSALEKKWKVNESDFSESNVQSLSDSVGNVKGLGKFQESQSVMGDSVTPDPIDGSDQEATKFENIKRNLEDVYDVDAVDSSSTKRRNSPGKVEINDAVGLDLLTPKIEK from the exons ATGTTTGAAGCAAGTCGTGTCTTCATAAATTCTGATATTCATGAGATCAAAGAATTCAAAGACAG ATATCTTGAGAAGGAGTTTTCTAAATCATCTTCAAGTAAGCAATCATGCTCACAAGTGATCTTGAATACAGAAGATGAGTTTCTAAATGCTGAAGATTTTGTTATGAACGGTTTTATTGCTTCTATTGACGTG GAGAAAAAGGTTATCATTGTTGGTACTGTTATAGCTATTTCAAATGATAAGCCGTGGTATTATTTATCATGCAATGTTTGTAAGAAGCAAATTGAAGAGAAAACTGAGTTGGTTGAAAGAGATGATGGCAGTTTTGACGTGTTGGATGACAAGTCGTTTGAGTGTATAAACCCAGAGTGTGATGCTGTTGACATTGTTCCTGTTCATCG ATACAAGATACCTCTAAGGGTTCAGGATTCAACTGGAACCATTTCCTGTACTTTGTTTGATTATGAAGCTATTAAGCTTTTGAAAAAAACCTCGAAAGAACTGCTAGATATCTACTCGAAG GTTGACACTTTCACCGAAGGATCGTTTCAATCACTTCCATCTGAGTTTGATGTGTTGGTGAACAAGAAGTTTGCATTCCAAATAAAAATTTCCAGTTTTAACATTACCAACCAGGTTGAAAACTATGGGATTTCAATGTTATCTTCTGATGAGGATCTACTTTCTGCTTTGGAGAAAAAATGGAAAGTTAATGAG TCTGACTTTTCTGAGTCAAATGTTCAAAGTTTGTCCGATTCAGTTGGTAATGTCAAAGGTTTAGGGAAG TTTCAGGAATCTCAATCTGTCATGGGTGACAGCGTTACGCCAGATCCTATAGATGGTAGTGATCAAGAAGCGACGAAGTTCGAGAACATTAAACGTAACCTGGAAGATGTTTATGATGTTGATGCTGTTGATAGCTCTTCTACTAAACGTCGTAACAGTCCTGGGAAAGTTGAAATAAACGATGCTGTCGGCTTGGATCTCCTCACgccaaaaattgagaaataa